A single Lactuca sativa cultivar Salinas chromosome 8, Lsat_Salinas_v11, whole genome shotgun sequence DNA region contains:
- the LOC111879223 gene encoding translocon-associated protein subunit alpha yields the protein MMKIRVSFVLALLLLSSSFFLQVARCQSDSDSEDAELVAETVEEGGDLGIVDDDVQDFGIGNYSPAPGVETVCVFPKNPTKLVVAGQETELLIGMKNEGDQHIKVLAVHASVHLPFDHNMLVQNLSTQAFNNASVPSSVQATFPYIFAVSKFLQAGTFDLVGRIVYEIDQIPYENTFYNGTIEVVEAGGLVSIETVFLVSLGISLLVFLGLWVRGQIQNLSKKTKKGPKVETGTRSVDASMDEWLEGTAYTQSKASKLKKKK from the exons ATGatgaagattagggtttccttcgttcTCGCGCTCCTTCTTCTCTCCTCCTCTTTCTTCCTTCAAG TTGCGAGGTGTCAGTCGGATTCAGATTCAGAAGACGCTGAGCTTGTTGCTGAAACTGTTGAAGAAGGAGGAGACCTTGGGATTGTTGATGACGATGTCCAGGACTTTGGTATCGGCAATTATAGTCCAGCTCCAGGTGTGGAAACTGTATGCGTTTTCCCAAAGAATCCCACAAAAT TGGTAGTAGCAGGGCAAGAGACTGAGCTTTTAATTGGAATGAAAAATGAAG GGGATCAACATATAAAGGTCCTTGCAGTTCATGCTAGTGTTCATCTTCCATTTGATCACAACATGTTGGTTCAAAATCTTTCTACACAG gcTTTTAACAATGCATCTGTTCCTTCTTCAGTTCAAGCTACATTTCCCTATATCTTTGCTGTTAGCAAATTTCTACAG GCGGGAACATTTGATCTTGTGGGAAGAATAGTTTATGAGATAGACCAAATACCATATGAAAACACATTTTATAATGGTACAATTGAAGTTGTTGAAGCCGGTGGACTTGTTAGCATTGAGACAGTGTTCCTAGTTTCTCTTGGAATTTCTCTTCTTGTTTTCCTTGGATTGTGGGTTCGTGGCCAAATACAAAATCTTTCCAAG AAAACTAAGAAGGGACCAAAGGTGGAAACTGGGACCCGGAGCGTTGATGCATCAATGGATGAGTGGCTGGAG GGAACTGCCTACACTCAATCTAAGGCAAGcaaattgaagaagaagaaatag